ACCCGGAACTGAACGGCCTGATCGGGAATACGATCGTCACGACGGACGGCACGACCCTGCTCGGGGCCGACGACAAGGCCGGGGTCGCGGTCATCATGGAAGCCGCGCGCGTCCTGGTGGCGAACCCGCAGATCCCGCACGGTCCGGTCCGGATCGTTTTCACGTGCGACGAGGAGATCGGCTTCGGCGTCAAGCACCTGGAGCCGGCCCAGATCGGCGCGGTGGTCGCGTACACGCTCGACGGAATGGCGTCGGGCGAGATCGAGGACGAAACGTTCTCCGCCGACGCCGCAACGGTCACGATCACCGGCATCAACATTCACCCGTCCATCGGGAAGGGGCGAATGGTGAACGCGGTGCGGCTCGCCGCGATGTTCATCGACCGCCTTCCGCAGCGCACGATGAGTCCCGAAACGACCGACGGGCGCAACGGGTTCCTCCACCCGCTCACAATCGAGGGCGGAACCGGCCAGGTGAAAATCGGGTTCCTGCTCCGCGACTTCGACACCGCGCAGCTCGCGGTGCAAGCGGACCTCCTGCGCGAGATCGCGAGCCAGGTCGAGCGCGAGTACCCGCAAGCGAAAGTGCAGGTCGAAACGCGGAAGCAGTACCGCAACATGCGCGACGGGATCGCGAAGATGCCGAACGCGGTGAAATTCGCAGAAGAAGCCACACGGCGCGCGGGCCTGGAGCCGAAGTTCAAGATCATCCGCGGTGGCACCGACGGCTCGCAACTCACGGAGAAGGGGTTGCCGACGCCCAACATCTCGACCGGCGAACACAACCCGCACTCCCCGCTCGAATGGACCTGCCTCGAAGAGATGGAATCTGCGGTGAAAGTCGTGCTCGAACTGTGTCAGGTTTGGGCCGGGAAGTAAGCCCACGTCATTTGGCCGCTCGCTCGCGCCCTCCGAGATGTGGGGCACGAGCCACCGCGCCAGAG
This region of Gemmata massiliana genomic DNA includes:
- the pepT gene encoding peptidase T, coding for MALDTHTLLERFLRYVRIDTKADEKSTTYPSSPGQLVLGAMLRDELLALGLTDAVQNERGLVFATVPGNVPGAPTIAFNAHVDTNPENSGKDVDPQVIRGYRGGDITLPKDPTKVIRVAENPELNGLIGNTIVTTDGTTLLGADDKAGVAVIMEAARVLVANPQIPHGPVRIVFTCDEEIGFGVKHLEPAQIGAVVAYTLDGMASGEIEDETFSADAATVTITGINIHPSIGKGRMVNAVRLAAMFIDRLPQRTMSPETTDGRNGFLHPLTIEGGTGQVKIGFLLRDFDTAQLAVQADLLREIASQVEREYPQAKVQVETRKQYRNMRDGIAKMPNAVKFAEEATRRAGLEPKFKIIRGGTDGSQLTEKGLPTPNISTGEHNPHSPLEWTCLEEMESAVKVVLELCQVWAGK